A single Bifidobacterium scardovii JCM 12489 = DSM 13734 DNA region contains:
- a CDS encoding alpha-amylase family glycosyl hydrolase, protein MIPRGGNGDWWRQAVMYQLYPRSFRDGDGDGIGDFSGAIRSLPYLRRLGVDGVWLNPIFRSGFADGGYDVIDYRDVAEQFGTLGQFRELVDAVHDQGMRIIIDIVPNHTSTEHPWFRKALAAGPGSPERAYYIFRDGRGDHGELPPTGWLSKMGGSAWQRVDDGQWYLHIYAREQADLNWDNPGVRAEFEDVLRFWGDLGVDGFRVDVANGLAKQIDGRSDLDEWTVDDDRCPDGRHPLWDRDEVHEIYRGWRRVFDSYDPPLCAVAEISIVPEHEHRYASDDELGQVFNFDLQQSLWGYREYRAAIDAELASARRSRSSATWVLGNHDTPRVASRYGLAQVKSRGLFQLATDWLLRDGTSYAEDRALGARRARAAALVELALPGTAYIYQGDELGLPEVADIPWDRLEDPTAFDTVRQQSKKGRDGCRVPLPWNSADMPAPAPWSDRFGEGASFGFSPGMADGGRPAAEPHLPQPLWFADYAVDRQAGDPLSMLNLYRDAIRLRSRLFNADCAAADPVEIEWMDIDGPSGHPDGADGNEGGVLAFSRRIPDNDMKADGCPENGRRVGGRIACVTNFCGSPVPLPAGDVLIASGPLHEGALPPDTTAWVALAR, encoded by the coding sequence ATGATCCCACGCGGAGGCAATGGCGACTGGTGGCGCCAGGCGGTGATGTACCAGCTGTATCCGCGCAGCTTTCGGGACGGTGACGGCGACGGGATCGGGGATTTCTCCGGTGCGATCCGCAGCCTGCCGTATCTCAGGCGTCTCGGCGTGGACGGCGTGTGGCTGAATCCCATCTTCCGCTCCGGGTTTGCGGACGGCGGCTACGACGTCATCGACTATCGTGATGTGGCCGAACAGTTCGGCACGCTCGGCCAGTTCCGCGAACTGGTCGACGCCGTGCACGATCAGGGCATGCGCATCATCATCGACATCGTGCCCAACCATACGTCCACCGAGCATCCGTGGTTCCGCAAGGCGCTCGCCGCCGGTCCGGGCTCGCCAGAACGCGCGTACTACATCTTCCGTGACGGGCGTGGCGACCACGGTGAACTGCCGCCGACCGGCTGGCTGTCCAAGATGGGCGGATCGGCATGGCAGCGCGTGGATGACGGGCAATGGTATCTGCATATCTACGCCAGGGAACAGGCCGATCTGAACTGGGACAACCCCGGGGTACGCGCCGAATTCGAAGACGTGCTGCGTTTCTGGGGCGACTTGGGCGTCGACGGCTTCCGCGTCGACGTGGCCAACGGATTGGCCAAGCAGATCGACGGACGGTCCGATCTCGACGAGTGGACCGTGGACGATGACCGGTGCCCGGACGGCCGGCACCCCCTGTGGGACCGTGACGAGGTGCATGAGATCTACCGTGGCTGGCGGCGGGTGTTCGACTCGTATGACCCTCCGCTGTGCGCGGTGGCGGAGATCTCCATCGTGCCCGAGCATGAGCATCGGTATGCGTCGGATGATGAGCTCGGGCAGGTGTTCAACTTCGATCTGCAGCAGTCGTTGTGGGGCTATCGGGAGTACCGCGCCGCGATCGACGCCGAGCTGGCCTCGGCTCGGCGCTCGCGTTCGAGCGCCACATGGGTGCTCGGCAACCACGATACGCCTCGTGTGGCGTCGCGGTATGGTCTGGCGCAGGTGAAGTCGAGGGGGCTGTTCCAACTGGCGACGGACTGGCTGCTGAGGGACGGAACCTCGTATGCCGAGGACCGCGCGCTCGGTGCCCGGCGTGCGCGGGCCGCCGCATTGGTGGAGCTGGCTTTGCCGGGAACCGCCTACATTTACCAGGGCGATGAGCTTGGGCTGCCGGAAGTGGCCGATATTCCATGGGACCGGCTTGAGGACCCCACGGCGTTCGACACGGTGCGCCAGCAGAGCAAGAAGGGTCGCGACGGCTGCCGCGTGCCCCTGCCCTGGAATTCGGCCGATATGCCGGCTCCAGCCCCTTGGTCGGATCGATTCGGGGAAGGAGCCTCCTTCGGATTCTCGCCTGGCATGGCCGATGGCGGTCGGCCAGCCGCCGAGCCTCACCTGCCGCAGCCGCTATGGTTCGCCGACTACGCTGTGGACCGCCAGGCCGGGGACCCGCTGTCCATGCTGAACCTGTATCGTGACGCCATTCGTCTGCGCTCGCGGCTGTTCAACGCAGACTGTGCGGCAGCCGATCCGGTCGAGATCGAGTGGATGGACATTGACGGGCCAAGCGGCCACCCCGACGGCGCCGACGGGAATGAAGGGGGCGTTTTGGCGTTTTCCCGTCGAATCCCCGATAATGATATGAAAGCAGACGGGTGTCCGGAGAACGGCCGGCGCGTGGGCGGGCGCATCGCGTGCGTCACCAACTTTTGCGGGTCTCCGGTGCCGTTGCCGGCCGGTGACGTGCTGATCGCCTCCGGGCCGTTGCATGAGGGGGCTCTGCCGCCGGATACGACTGCATGGGTGGCATTGGCGCGCTGA
- a CDS encoding alpha-L-arabinofuranosidase C-terminal domain-containing protein gives MVKVGPVGAKYPISDRLWGVFFEDLNYAADGGLAGDLVQNGAFEYSHRDNPRWSAFTAWRKDVPKGSHGSFWIETEDCVAEENPHHAVVQVELGPVSLVNRGFEGMRLRPGEQYELSMWIRSCDGAPHPVDISLLGDPRDDDAAPSGPGARCEALPGEWRRIELRLTVDSDASNGSLALTFTKPGVVAVDFVSLEPCRTWRGLTHFRADLAEAIAELRPRFVRFPGGCLVHGLGLDNMYRWKDTIGPVEHRRHDFNLWGYHQSMRLGFYEYLCWCEALGAEPIPVLPAGVSCSGTDGGSMAMSPRQMGEYVRDVLDFVDFCNGDASTVWGAKRIACGHPEPFGLAYLGLGNEDDITDDFRERFSQLFHALAYAHPEITVIGTAGPTLVGATFDEAWDLARAEGVALLDEHSYLAPAWWFQHLDYYDGLDRNGPHAYLGEYASHGVTMLNALSEAAFMAHMEANGDVVDMASYAPLLCRNGHAGWDPDLIYFDDDRAYRTYSYWVQWMYAHSAAESARRVEVEGPCGYTRELPEYTGLSFGGDPAVRLSGIAVELPDGSACTVPDLFKESGSRADTGLHVTADRYTIRLHARYESESGMFSIDFGALDQPDRYRLWIGMAGLDCALGALRDGFPYDYDRVSLDRRVSYGDEWDISIEVHDRGRSIRASVNGTVLAGSDPGEETRRTVTVAEGNGVGGFGMRYVRVVNATPETMHADLSKVLPPHGRAWTNGYDDPHAPMGTALVTMLRAERPDAGRPGEEAPSRPVEREIVLPADGLLRFPAWSFTILGVPMDMYGPEGGEHRQSAPAGDDAEWDRIKRIAGDDPGITFDDV, from the coding sequence ATGGTCAAGGTCGGTCCGGTTGGTGCGAAATATCCGATCAGCGACAGGCTGTGGGGCGTGTTTTTCGAAGATCTGAATTATGCGGCGGATGGTGGTCTGGCCGGCGATCTGGTGCAGAACGGTGCCTTTGAGTACTCTCATCGGGATAATCCGCGGTGGAGCGCGTTCACGGCGTGGCGCAAGGATGTGCCGAAAGGATCGCATGGATCGTTCTGGATCGAGACCGAAGACTGCGTGGCGGAGGAGAATCCCCATCATGCCGTAGTGCAGGTCGAGCTCGGGCCGGTGTCGCTGGTCAATCGGGGGTTCGAGGGCATGCGGCTGCGGCCGGGGGAGCAGTATGAACTGTCGATGTGGATACGCTCATGCGATGGCGCGCCGCATCCGGTGGACATATCGCTGCTGGGCGATCCCCGCGACGACGATGCCGCGCCGTCCGGACCGGGCGCACGCTGCGAAGCCCTGCCGGGCGAATGGCGGCGGATCGAACTGCGCCTTACGGTCGATTCCGATGCGTCCAACGGTTCGCTGGCGCTGACCTTCACCAAGCCGGGCGTGGTCGCTGTGGACTTCGTCTCGCTCGAGCCCTGCCGCACGTGGCGCGGACTCACACATTTCCGGGCCGATCTGGCCGAGGCGATCGCCGAGCTCAGACCGCGGTTCGTCCGTTTCCCGGGCGGTTGCTTGGTGCATGGGCTCGGATTGGACAACATGTATCGCTGGAAAGACACCATCGGTCCGGTCGAGCACCGGCGCCACGACTTCAACCTGTGGGGGTACCACCAGTCGATGCGGCTGGGGTTCTACGAGTACCTCTGCTGGTGCGAGGCACTGGGCGCCGAACCGATCCCGGTACTGCCGGCCGGCGTCAGCTGTTCGGGCACGGACGGCGGCTCGATGGCGATGTCCCCGCGCCAGATGGGCGAGTACGTCCGGGACGTGCTGGATTTCGTCGATTTCTGCAATGGCGACGCTTCCACGGTTTGGGGCGCCAAGCGCATCGCGTGCGGGCACCCTGAGCCATTCGGGTTGGCATACCTGGGGCTGGGCAACGAGGACGACATCACCGACGATTTCCGGGAACGGTTCAGCCAGCTGTTCCATGCGCTCGCCTATGCCCACCCGGAGATCACGGTCATCGGCACCGCGGGGCCGACGCTGGTCGGAGCCACCTTCGACGAAGCGTGGGATCTGGCCCGCGCCGAAGGCGTGGCGCTGCTTGACGAGCACTCCTATCTGGCGCCGGCCTGGTGGTTCCAGCATCTGGATTACTACGACGGTCTGGACCGGAACGGCCCGCACGCGTATCTCGGCGAATACGCCTCGCATGGCGTCACCATGCTCAACGCGCTGTCCGAGGCGGCGTTCATGGCCCATATGGAGGCCAACGGCGACGTGGTGGACATGGCATCCTACGCGCCGTTGCTGTGCCGCAACGGGCATGCCGGGTGGGATCCCGATCTGATCTATTTCGACGATGACCGTGCGTACCGCACCTACAGCTACTGGGTGCAGTGGATGTATGCGCATTCCGCCGCGGAGTCAGCTCGCCGGGTCGAGGTCGAGGGCCCTTGCGGGTACACGCGCGAACTGCCGGAATACACCGGTCTGTCGTTCGGGGGCGACCCTGCGGTACGCCTGTCCGGCATCGCCGTGGAGCTGCCGGACGGATCGGCGTGCACCGTGCCGGATCTGTTCAAGGAATCCGGATCTCGCGCCGACACCGGACTGCATGTGACCGCCGATCGTTATACGATCCGGCTGCACGCGAGATATGAGAGCGAATCCGGCATGTTCTCCATCGACTTCGGCGCGCTCGACCAGCCCGATCGATACCGGCTGTGGATCGGCATGGCCGGCTTGGACTGCGCGCTCGGCGCGTTGCGCGACGGGTTCCCCTATGACTATGACCGCGTCAGTCTGGACCGCCGCGTGTCGTACGGCGATGAATGGGATATCTCCATCGAAGTGCATGACCGGGGGCGTTCCATTCGGGCAAGCGTGAACGGCACCGTGCTGGCCGGCTCCGATCCGGGCGAGGAAACGCGGCGGACGGTGACCGTGGCCGAAGGCAATGGCGTTGGGGGATTCGGGATGCGTTATGTGCGTGTGGTGAACGCCACGCCGGAAACGATGCATGCCGATCTGTCCAAGGTGCTGCCGCCCCATGGCCGCGCGTGGACGAACGGGTATGACGATCCGCATGCCCCCATGGGCACCGCTCTCGTGACAATGCTGCGCGCCGAACGGCCCGATGCCGGCCGTCCCGGCGAGGAGGCCCCGAGCCGCCCGGTGGAGCGGGAGATCGTGCTGCCGGCCGATGGTCTGCTCCGCTTCCCGGCGTGGTCCTTTACCATCCTCGGCGTGCCGATGGATATGTATGGGCCGGAAGGGGGCGAACATCGGCAATCGGCCCCTGCAGGGGATGATGCCGAGTGGGATCGGATCAAACGGATCGCCGGCGATGATCCGGGCATAACCTTCGACGACGTCTGA
- a CDS encoding ABC transporter substrate-binding protein, whose product MNKRAIIAAGTAAAMIVGLGACGSSNGDSSGDTAQGKVYYLNSKPEVVDQFDELAKAFTDETGIKVDVVTATMADYETTLTSELAKSEPPTTWTMSPNDLAKYKKYLTPMQDTDVYKNLTDAGKASAVQDSENVYAIPYVQEWYGIIYNKKIVKDYCSKDYAVIKSADDIKDWPTLKAVAESMMEHKDDLGLEGAFTTPSVENSDYYRFTAHMIRPAEYFEYKDNNTTFMPEITWKYLDNYKDLYDLQVNTSPGDAKTDATSMSYEDVTAQFSLGEVAFYPNGVWAYSQIKDNNVADEDLGMLPYYMGIPGEEDYGPGVIMDNQWVVNKNASKADQEATLKFIEWVQTSDEAKRIVAKEMGFAMPATTYGDDAQPDNPLVDQALAYQKEGKKYIRSFELPSLAWQKDFGGALLEYVQGTKDWDNVRKVITDEWKSTWEANEKAAPGSLPAQKEFTE is encoded by the coding sequence CCAACGGCGATTCGAGCGGCGACACCGCTCAGGGCAAGGTGTATTACCTGAATTCGAAGCCCGAAGTCGTCGACCAGTTCGACGAGCTCGCCAAGGCATTCACCGACGAGACGGGAATCAAGGTGGACGTGGTCACCGCCACGATGGCCGATTATGAGACCACGCTGACTTCGGAACTGGCCAAGAGCGAGCCCCCGACCACATGGACGATGAGCCCGAACGATCTGGCCAAGTACAAGAAGTACCTGACCCCGATGCAGGATACCGATGTCTACAAGAATCTGACCGATGCCGGCAAGGCCAGTGCGGTGCAGGATTCCGAGAACGTGTACGCGATCCCGTACGTGCAGGAATGGTACGGCATCATCTATAACAAGAAGATCGTCAAGGACTACTGCTCCAAGGACTATGCGGTCATCAAGTCCGCGGACGACATCAAGGATTGGCCCACGCTCAAGGCCGTGGCCGAAAGCATGATGGAACACAAGGACGATCTGGGCCTTGAAGGCGCGTTCACCACGCCAAGTGTGGAGAATTCCGACTACTACCGCTTCACCGCGCACATGATTCGCCCGGCCGAGTATTTCGAGTACAAGGACAACAACACCACGTTCATGCCGGAGATCACCTGGAAGTATCTCGACAACTACAAGGACCTCTATGATCTGCAGGTCAACACGTCGCCGGGCGACGCCAAGACCGACGCGACCTCGATGTCCTACGAGGACGTGACCGCGCAGTTCTCCCTTGGCGAGGTGGCGTTCTACCCGAACGGCGTGTGGGCGTATTCCCAGATCAAGGACAACAACGTGGCCGACGAGGATCTCGGCATGCTGCCGTACTACATGGGCATCCCCGGTGAAGAGGACTATGGCCCCGGCGTCATCATGGACAACCAATGGGTGGTGAACAAGAACGCCAGCAAGGCCGACCAGGAGGCGACGCTCAAATTCATCGAATGGGTGCAGACGAGCGACGAGGCCAAGCGCATCGTGGCCAAGGAGATGGGCTTCGCCATGCCGGCCACCACCTATGGCGACGATGCCCAGCCGGATAATCCGCTGGTCGACCAGGCGCTCGCCTACCAGAAGGAAGGCAAGAAGTACATTCGCAGCTTCGAGCTTCCCAGCCTCGCCTGGCAGAAGGATTTCGGCGGGGCGCTGCTGGAATACGTGCAGGGCACGAAGGACTGGGACAACGTCAGGAAGGTCATCACCGACGAGTGGAAATCCACTTGGGAGGCCAATGAGAAGGCGGCGCCCGGGTCGTTGCCCGCGCAGAAGGAATTCACGGAGTAG
- a CDS encoding ABC transporter substrate-binding protein, with protein sequence MNTFSKGIAAFGAAALVMGLAACGSTNSDAGHVYFLNNKPEVVDQWNELADMYTKETGVKVDIQSATSGSYESTLSSELAKNNAPTMFGIGGFDQYAKYKDYLEPLQDSEAYKLLNEQGKQMAHKDGDDVYGLPYAAEWFGIIANKKIINDYAKKDYAVIDSFDDIKDFATLKKVADSIQQHKDDLDLDGAFSTPGLDSSNYYRYASHMTQVPVAYEYIDEGVDFEKELKGTYLDNYKALWDLEMKDNPTENTMLGSVNYEDSTAEFATGRVAFYPNGVWAYSQIKDNDVADDDLAMLPYYMGFPNESEYAANSIYDISWSVNKNASDKDKQATLDFIKWMVSNDDAKKILAKDMGFSVPFTTFEDESFQPDNPLTKSALKLESDGLTPIHGAYIPGQAWADGVANALLEYAQGTGDWNGVKKAYLDDWTSAWDDYESNFGMLPPVHK encoded by the coding sequence ATGAATACGTTCTCCAAGGGCATAGCCGCCTTCGGCGCCGCGGCGCTGGTGATGGGACTCGCCGCATGCGGCTCCACCAACAGCGACGCCGGCCATGTCTACTTTCTGAACAACAAGCCCGAGGTCGTGGACCAGTGGAACGAGCTGGCCGACATGTACACCAAGGAGACCGGCGTCAAGGTCGACATCCAGTCCGCCACCTCCGGCAGCTACGAGTCCACGCTGTCCTCCGAGCTGGCGAAGAACAACGCGCCGACCATGTTCGGCATCGGCGGCTTCGACCAGTACGCCAAGTACAAGGACTATCTGGAGCCGCTGCAGGACTCCGAAGCGTACAAGCTGCTTAACGAGCAGGGCAAGCAGATGGCCCACAAGGACGGCGACGACGTGTACGGCCTGCCGTACGCCGCCGAGTGGTTCGGCATCATCGCCAACAAGAAGATCATCAACGACTATGCCAAGAAGGACTACGCGGTCATCGATTCCTTCGACGACATCAAGGATTTCGCCACGCTGAAGAAGGTCGCGGACAGTATCCAGCAGCACAAGGACGACCTCGATCTCGACGGCGCGTTCTCCACCCCGGGCCTCGACTCCTCCAACTACTACCGCTACGCCTCGCACATGACCCAGGTGCCGGTGGCCTACGAGTACATCGACGAGGGCGTGGACTTCGAGAAGGAGCTCAAGGGCACCTATCTTGACAACTACAAGGCCCTGTGGGATCTGGAGATGAAGGACAATCCGACCGAGAACACCATGCTCGGCTCGGTCAACTACGAGGATTCCACCGCCGAATTCGCCACCGGCCGCGTGGCGTTCTACCCGAACGGCGTGTGGGCCTACTCCCAGATCAAGGACAACGACGTGGCCGACGACGACCTGGCGATGCTGCCGTACTACATGGGCTTCCCGAACGAGAGCGAATACGCCGCGAACTCCATCTACGACATCTCCTGGTCCGTGAACAAGAACGCCTCCGACAAGGACAAGCAGGCCACGCTCGACTTCATCAAGTGGATGGTGAGCAACGACGACGCCAAGAAGATCCTCGCCAAGGACATGGGCTTCTCCGTGCCGTTCACCACCTTCGAGGACGAGTCCTTCCAGCCCGACAACCCGTTGACCAAGTCCGCGCTCAAGCTCGAGTCCGACGGCCTGACCCCGATCCACGGCGCCTACATCCCCGGACAGGCGTGGGCCGATGGCGTGGCCAACGCGCTGCTTGAGTACGCGCAGGGCACCGGCGACTGGAACGGTGTCAAGAAGGCCTATCTTGACGACTGGACCAGCGCGTGGGACGATTACGAGTCGAACTTCGGCATGCTGCCGCCGGTGCACAAGTAA
- a CDS encoding ABC transporter substrate-binding protein: MKEKGSKMNRTVKTATALIAATAMSIGALAACGSSSNSSGDDKGKVYYLNFKPEAADQWKDLAQAYTDETGVQVTVETAASGTYEQQLKSEMAKSEAPTLFQVNGPVGYANWKEYTADLKDTEIYKQLQNPDVALKDGDKVVGVPYVMETYGLIYNKDILNKYFGLSGAKAKSVEDINSFDKLKAVADDMQARKDELGIKGAFTSAGFDSSSDWRFKTHLANLPLYYEFKDDNVTEQPATIKGTYLPQYKNIFDLYITDSTTDPGQLSSKTGDDANSEFALGEAAFYQNGTWAWTDLQKAGMSADQVGMMPIYIGAPGEENQGLATGSENYWCVNSKASEADQKATEEFLKWVITSDTGKKALSTEMGFTTPFKTFDDVKTDNPLVADAVADQKSGKTQVSWNFTMMPSEQWKNDLGSALLEYAQGTGSWDKVKSAFVDGWAKEYKAAHAE, translated from the coding sequence CTGAAAGAGAAAGGTTCGAAGATGAATCGCACAGTAAAGACCGCAACGGCTTTGATCGCCGCAACCGCGATGTCGATCGGCGCGCTCGCCGCGTGCGGCAGCTCGTCCAACTCGTCGGGCGACGATAAGGGCAAGGTCTATTATCTGAACTTCAAGCCCGAAGCGGCCGACCAGTGGAAGGATCTGGCTCAGGCGTACACTGATGAGACCGGCGTGCAGGTGACCGTCGAAACCGCGGCTTCCGGCACCTATGAGCAGCAGCTCAAGAGCGAGATGGCCAAGTCCGAGGCCCCGACGCTGTTCCAGGTCAACGGCCCGGTCGGCTATGCCAACTGGAAGGAATACACCGCCGACCTCAAGGACACCGAGATCTACAAGCAGCTGCAGAACCCGGATGTGGCGCTCAAGGACGGCGACAAGGTCGTCGGCGTGCCGTACGTGATGGAAACCTACGGCCTGATCTACAACAAGGACATCCTGAACAAGTACTTCGGCCTGTCCGGCGCGAAGGCCAAGTCGGTGGAGGACATCAACTCCTTCGACAAGCTCAAGGCCGTGGCCGACGACATGCAGGCCCGCAAGGACGAGCTCGGCATCAAGGGCGCGTTCACCTCCGCCGGCTTCGACTCCAGCTCCGACTGGCGCTTCAAGACCCACCTGGCGAACCTGCCGCTCTACTACGAGTTCAAGGATGACAACGTCACCGAGCAGCCCGCCACGATCAAGGGCACGTACCTGCCGCAGTACAAGAACATCTTCGACCTGTACATCACCGATTCCACCACCGATCCGGGCCAGCTGAGCTCCAAGACCGGCGACGACGCGAACTCCGAGTTCGCGCTGGGCGAGGCCGCGTTCTACCAGAACGGCACCTGGGCGTGGACCGACCTGCAGAAGGCCGGCATGAGCGCCGACCAGGTGGGCATGATGCCGATCTACATCGGCGCTCCCGGCGAGGAGAACCAGGGCCTGGCCACCGGTTCCGAGAACTACTGGTGCGTCAACTCCAAGGCCTCCGAGGCCGATCAGAAGGCCACCGAGGAGTTCCTCAAGTGGGTCATCACCTCCGATACCGGCAAGAAGGCGCTGAGCACCGAGATGGGCTTCACCACGCCGTTCAAGACCTTCGATGACGTCAAGACCGACAACCCGCTGGTGGCCGACGCCGTCGCCGACCAGAAGTCCGGCAAGACCCAGGTCAGCTGGAACTTCACGATGATGCCGTCCGAGCAGTGGAAGAACGATTTGGGCTCCGCCCTACTGGAGTACGCTCAGGGCACCGGCAGCTGGGATAAGGTCAAGTCCGCGTTCGTCGACGGCTGGGCCAAGGAGTACAAGGCCGCGCACGCCGAGTAA
- a CDS encoding glycoside hydrolase family 172 protein gives MIADLGTLATVRRERSRAINAENPTGAPGRGGMAASELGPSRKGSPCLRDIASGRTVTLADVAGPGCIRHIWITVDEKTTDADCFVLRDLVLRFYWDDEPEPSVECPLGDFFCCGFGRACLVNSEPVAVVPNRGFNMFFPMPFARRARITLENQHANAIGAFFYQIDYSLYDEPLAGDTAYFHAQWRRQRLTEKGRDYVVLDGVQGEGHYVGTYLALTTLERYWWGEGEFKFYIDGDGEYPTICGTGTEDYFGGSWSFAKQVNGKTVEQTYCTPYMGYPYYSSHDELIHNDYHNDDCPPMRGFYRWHIPDPIRFRSGLRVTVQQIGVGHRGFFERRDDVASVAYWYQREPHAAFPALADREYRWPR, from the coding sequence ATGATTGCGGATCTGGGAACGCTGGCCACGGTCAGGCGGGAACGCAGCCGGGCGATCAACGCCGAAAATCCCACCGGCGCGCCCGGCAGGGGAGGCATGGCGGCGAGCGAACTGGGCCCCTCCCGCAAGGGCAGCCCGTGCCTGCGCGACATCGCCAGCGGGCGGACCGTGACGTTGGCCGATGTGGCCGGGCCGGGATGCATCCGTCACATCTGGATCACCGTGGACGAGAAGACCACGGACGCCGACTGCTTCGTGCTGCGCGATCTGGTGCTGCGCTTCTACTGGGACGATGAGCCCGAGCCGAGCGTGGAATGCCCGCTCGGGGATTTCTTCTGCTGCGGATTCGGGCGTGCCTGCCTGGTCAACTCCGAACCGGTCGCCGTGGTGCCCAACCGCGGATTCAACATGTTCTTCCCGATGCCGTTCGCCCGCCGCGCGCGCATCACGCTGGAGAACCAGCACGCCAACGCGATCGGCGCGTTCTTCTACCAGATCGACTACAGCCTGTACGACGAGCCGCTCGCCGGGGACACTGCGTACTTCCACGCGCAGTGGCGGCGGCAGCGCCTCACCGAAAAGGGGCGCGACTATGTCGTGCTCGACGGCGTGCAGGGCGAGGGCCACTATGTCGGCACCTATCTGGCCCTGACCACGCTGGAGCGATACTGGTGGGGCGAGGGCGAATTCAAGTTCTACATCGACGGCGACGGCGAATACCCGACCATCTGCGGGACCGGCACCGAGGACTATTTCGGCGGGTCGTGGAGCTTCGCCAAGCAGGTGAACGGCAAAACCGTTGAACAGACCTACTGCACGCCGTATATGGGCTATCCGTATTACTCCTCCCATGACGAGCTAATCCACAACGACTACCACAACGACGACTGCCCGCCGATGCGCGGCTTCTACCGCTGGCACATCCCCGATCCGATCCGGTTCCGCTCCGGCCTGCGCGTCACCGTGCAGCAGATCGGCGTGGGGCATCGCGGGTTCTTCGAACGGCGGGACGACGTGGCGTCCGTGGCGTACTGGTACCAGCGCGAGCCGCACGCCGCGTTCCCTGCGCTCGCCGACCGCGAGTACCGCTGGCCGCGATAG